Within Metabacillus sp. KUDC1714, the genomic segment TACATTATTGTTCGGTTTAGGTTTTTTATATATGGAAATTACTGAGTTCATCCATTTAGTACATGAGGGTGCTACTCTTGGTACAAACGCATTCTGGTCAGGTTTTTACTTTTTAACTGGAACACACGGACTTCATGTATCACTCGGTATTGGATGGATTATCTTAATTGTTCTTCAAGTTATAAAAAGAGGTTTAACACCCGATACAGCTAAAAAGGTATTTATCTCAAGTTTATACTGGCACTTTTTAGACTTTGTATGGATCTTTGTCTTTACAGGTGTTTACCTATTAGGGTTGGTGGGATCATGACAAATAATACAAGTAATCATAACCATTTTCCGTGGTCACAAGTTATTGGTTTCATCTTATCAATTGTTTTAACATTTCTAGCGGTTTGGTTGGGTCTATACACAGACTTACCATTAAATACAATTATAATTATTGTATTCGGCCTTGCATTTCTCCAAGCTGCTATTCAGTTATTTATGTTCATGCACGTATCTGAAGGCGAAAGTGGTGTTTGGCAGGTAGGTAAGATGATATCTGCAGCATTAATTGCAATCATCATCGTTGTAGGAACAGTTTGGGTTATGACATCTATGCACTAATAATAATACGAAAACCCGAGTAAGGACTAAGTGTTCTTCACTCGGGTTTTTTATACTACCGTTAAATTAAACTAGACAGTACATATTGTGTGTTTAATTTATATATGATATATTAAATTCGAGATTGCGCAAACGATTTCATAAAGTTTTTTAAAATATGGTGAAGAACCTTCAAAGAGATATGCTATTTATTACATTCTAGATTTGCGCAAACGTTTTCCTTGAAGCGTTATCTCATTTTAATCAGGTTTAGAATAAAATATAATATTCAGGGTAGAATTGAGTCGAAATCTGTAGCGCTAAGATATTGAAAAAATAAGGAATTTTGGTTCGAAAAATTTCTTATATTATACCACAACTTAAATGGATAATTCTTTCCTTTGTTAAGGAGGTTGCTATGATCGTTACAATCAAAGATGTCGCAAAAGAAGCAAATGTAGCACCATCAACTGTCTCGAGAGTTATTTCAAATAGCCCACGAATTAGTGAAAAAACGAAAAAACGTGTTCGGGAAGTAATGGAACAACTAGGTTATCACCCTAATTTTCAAGCTCGTAGCCTAGCTGCTAAAAGCACTCAGGCAATTGGTGTGATTATGCCTAATTCTGCTTTTCATGCATTTCAAAACCCCTTTTTCCCCGAAGTATTAAGGGGAAT encodes:
- the qoxC gene encoding cytochrome aa3 quinol oxidase subunit III yields the protein MAHVNENISPDTPLEYQSGIGRLNIFGFWIFLGAEMALFATIFATFFVLDGHTGGGPLPSELFDLKNTLIMTLLLLTSSFTSGLAINEMRRKNVKSMIVWIVITLLFGLGFLYMEITEFIHLVHEGATLGTNAFWSGFYFLTGTHGLHVSLGIGWIILIVLQVIKRGLTPDTAKKVFISSLYWHFLDFVWIFVFTGVYLLGLVGS
- the qoxD gene encoding cytochrome aa3 quinol oxidase subunit IV, which encodes MTNNTSNHNHFPWSQVIGFILSIVLTFLAVWLGLYTDLPLNTIIIIVFGLAFLQAAIQLFMFMHVSEGESGVWQVGKMISAALIAIIIVVGTVWVMTSMH